TTCTGAAGAAGCCTTTCCTATTGCTGTTGATAGAATTCTTTTTGATAATCTATCTTTCTCATCTTCTAGTTTATTCTCATATTCTCTTATTGCTAAAGCAGTTTCATGAACTAAATCATCTTTTAATTTAGAAATTAACATCTCTTTAGCTTCGTTTCTTGTCATTTCTGAAATTCTTTCTAAAGTTTCTTCTTGAACCTTTTTTAAGTCTTCTATTTCAGTTTTCTTATTTTCTAAGTTTTGATTAATCTCTTCTAACTCTACAGCTCTACTTTCAACTTTTTCAATTTTAGACTCTAAAGTTTCCTCTTTTTTAGCTAATCTTCCCTCTTTTTGTAACAACTCATTTTTTGCTATTTTTATCTCTTTTTCAGCTTCCTCTTTCATTTGGTAAACTGTTTCTTTCGCCTTTATCTCTATCTCTTTACTCTTTGCTAAAGATTCTTTTTCTGCTCTTTCTAATATCTCTTTAGCTTTTATTTTAGCTTTTAACTTTTCATCTTCTAAGTTATTAAGCTCCTCTATCTTCTTATCTATAGTAGATTTTTTATACATAATACTAAATATTATCGCAAACCCAACTATAGCTAATCCAACTCCTAACATTAAGTTCATAGTCTCTCCTTTTTGTAAATATTATCTAAAACTAGCTATTGCTTCCTCTTCTGTTGCATAAATATCAAATAATTCATCTAATCCAATCATTTCAAATATAGTTCTTATATGATCGTTTAATCCAACTAACTTTATATCTCCACCTAAATCTCTTACAACTCTTAACTTTCCTCTTAATATACCCATAGCTAAACTATTTATGTGAACTAAATCTCCAAAATCTATCACAAATTTATTTATATCAAGCTCTATTTGTTTTGCTATTCTTTCTTTTAATTTTGGCGCTACTAATGCGTCTAATTCTCCACATACCTTGATTATTCTTATGTCATCCACTGTTTTTTCAATTATTTCAAAATTTGTAGTCATGTTAAATTTCCTCCTTAACTCTCTTTTCAACTTTTATTTTTGTTCCATTAATCTTCTTTTCAACTTTAAAATTATCTGCCATAGCTTTTGCTAAAAAAAGTCCCATTCCGCCTTCATCTTTACTAATCTTAGATTCATCAAATCCAACACCATTATCTTCAACTACTAAATGAATAATGTCATTGTTTTTTTGAAGCTCTATAATTATATCACCAGATTTATATTCA
Above is a genomic segment from Cetobacterium somerae ATCC BAA-474 containing:
- a CDS encoding STAS domain-containing protein, which codes for MTTNFEIIEKTVDDIRIIKVCGELDALVAPKLKERIAKQIELDINKFVIDFGDLVHINSLAMGILRGKLRVVRDLGGDIKLVGLNDHIRTIFEMIGLDELFDIYATEEEAIASFR
- a CDS encoding ATP-binding protein, whose product is MQNEIKLYVPSSLKNLSIIRAMTKTYLEHQKVEQKDIMKILSIVDELATNVIEHGYEYKSGDIIIELQKNNDIIHLVVEDNGVGFDESKISKDEGGMGLFLAKAMADNFKVEKKINGTKIKVEKRVKEEI